The following coding sequences are from one Rutidosis leptorrhynchoides isolate AG116_Rl617_1_P2 chromosome 11, CSIRO_AGI_Rlap_v1, whole genome shotgun sequence window:
- the LOC139874757 gene encoding uncharacterized protein — MATIHDRVRWDGSNVSFHWCWSRSISGRLLGYITNLTNRLSSFVPCRDGTEEWYWELSNNGLFSVQKLTKLIERMEFSTPSVVTPTARNRLVPLKFELFVWRAMHNRLPTRVELDKRGIDLGSIRCPVCDDALETVEHSLIHCKEAGGIWFRVIAWWN; from the coding sequence ATGGCCACTATACACGATCGTGTTCGGTGGGACGGCTCAAATGTATCTTTTCATTGGTGTTGGTCCCGTAGTATCTCTGGGAGATTACTAGGGTATATCACAAATCTTACTAATCGTTTATCTAGTTTTGTCCCTTGTAGAGATGGAACAGAAGAGTGGTATTGGGAACTTAGCAACAATGGTCTGTTTTCGGTGCAGAAACTCACGAAGTTAATTGAGCGTATGGAATTCTCCACCCCTTCGGTCGTGACTCCAACAGCTCGTAACAGATTGGTCCCCTTAAAATTTGAGCTTTTCGTATGGAGGGCAATGCATAATCGTCTTCCAACAAGGGTGGAATTAGACAAGAGGGGGATTGATTTGGGTTCGATTCGATGTCCGGTGTGTGATGACGCTTTAGAGACGGTGGAGCATTCTTTAATTCATTGCAAAGAAGCGGGGGGTATTTGGTTTAGGGTGATTGCGTGGTGGAATTAA